Proteins from a single region of Apium graveolens cultivar Ventura chromosome 7, ASM990537v1, whole genome shotgun sequence:
- the LOC141673316 gene encoding uncharacterized protein LOC141673316 encodes MVHWNKAQLIHHLIRIVTNSGSVWASWVNKTVLKNRHFWIMDIPTDCSWIWRQVLKHRVMALWFITYDIVSGTSISLWFEPWWNSCCLANSVTALIISQCFLSANATVACVINSGIWTLPRPNAEFTTQTFYSPAGLRTIIFHLFIPVVVIIFYGMVWMLLKSKHGIYGPLFETQVLWSLGTKLYGIDFRVFDIPVSYHSWVEFLVSLTELEDKQKAGTIVLCYAQVYYYHIWRERNVRAHDKGIFGPSKLLQEIFLDVKARLSASGWYKSNRPDLDNFVRL; translated from the exons ATGGTGCACTGGAATAAGGCCCAATTGATTCACCACTTGATCAGAATTGTTACTAACTCTGGTTCTGTGTGGGCTTCTTGGGTGAACAAGACAGTGTTGAAGAATAGGCACTTCTGGATTATGGATATTCCCACAGACTGCTCGTGGATCTGGAGGCAAGTTCTTAAACATCGAGTTATGGCTTTATGGTTCATCACTTACGATATTGTTAGTGGAACCTCGATTTCTCTTTGGTTTGAACCGTGGTGGAACTCTTGTTGTCTTGCAAACTCAGTTACTGCTCTTATCATTAGCCAATGTTTTCTCTCTGCGAATGCAACAGTCGCTTGTGTCATCAATTCAGGAATTTGGACTTTACCGAGGCCTAATGCAGAATTCACCACACAGACTTTTTACTCACCAGCTGGCTTGAGGACCATAATCTTCCACCTATTCATTCCAGTGGTCGTGATCATATTTTATGGGATGGTTTGGATGCTTCTAAAATCAAAACATGGCATATATGGTCCTCTATTCGAAACACAGGTCCTGTGGTCCCTTGGCACAAAGCTGTATGGCATAGACTTCAG GGTTTTTGACATCCCGGTTTCTTATCATTCTTGGGTTGAATTCCTGGTTAGCTTAACTGAGCTGGAGGATAAGCAGAAAGCTGGAACCATTGTTCTCTGCTATGCACAGGTTTATTATTATCACATTTGGAGGGAAAGGAATGTGAGGGCGCATGATAAGGGTATTTTTGGCCCATCAAAGCTCCTGCAAGAGATTTTCCTTGATGTCAAAGCTAGACTTAGTGCTTCTGGTTGGTATAAATCTAATAGGCCTGATTTAGACAATTTTGTTCGCTTATAA
- the LOC141672484 gene encoding putative purine permease 4: METSSQIHHHPQVKYNNHPLSPPLRGRDDEKDDIIILTTATSTKTTKTYMLLLVLNYMFLFIGSVSSSLLSKFYFNHNGSSRWVSTWVQCAGFPLLILPIFLPFYLFKSTQRKPFSHVTPKLFLYSLLIGLLLGLNNLLFSWGNSYLPISTSSLLLSSQLTFNLIFSIIIVKQKVTFSNLNCVILLSLASVLLGLGSSHDRPNDLTKEKYFVGYFCTIGAGLLFALYLPLMEIIYKQVYCYSMVMEMQLIMEAAATLLATVGMAFNGGFSEMRRESLLGFDLGQQYYWLTVIGNIVTWQLCFMGTAGMVFLTTGLTGAICMTALTGANVIGGVVVYGDRFDGGKAVSAVLCGWGFCSYVYGLYVKSREDEKAEKVVSGENYDYDDHNHNFNHCQVQRSEMCEVVVA; encoded by the coding sequence ATGGAAACCTCATCCCAAATACATCATCACCCCCAAGTGAAATATAACAACCATCCATTATCTCCACCGTTACGCGGCAGAGACGACGAAAAGGACGACATTATCATCCTGACTACCGCCACCTCCACTAAGACCACCAAAACCTACATGTTACTCTTAGTATTAAACTACATGTTCCTTTTCATAGGGTCAGTTTCATCAAGCTTGCTTTCAAAATTTTACTTCAATCACAATGGCTCTAGTAGATGGGTCTCCACTTGGGTCCAATGTGCTGGCTTCCCTCTACTAATTCTCCCCATTTTTCTCCCTTTTTACCTCTTCAAATCAACTCAAAGAAAGCCCTTTTCTCATGTCACTCCAAAGCTCTTTCTATATTCACTCCTTATTGGGCTTTTATTGGGACTCAACAACCTTCTCTTCTCTTGGGGAAACTCTTATTTACCGATTTCAACATCTTCACTTCTCCTCTCTTCTCAACTCACTTTCAATCTTATTTTCTCAATCATCATTGTAAAACAAAAGGTCAcattctcaaatctcaactgTGTTATACTCTTGTCTTTAGCTTCAGTCTTATTGGGCCTAGGTTCATCTCATGATAGGCCCAATGACTTGACCAAAGAAAAATATTTCGTAGGTTATTTTTGTACCATTGGCGCCGGCTTATTATTTGCCCTATACTTACCATTAATGGAAATAATTTACAAACAAGTCTATTGTTATTCTATGGTAATGGAAATGCAGCTGATCATGGAAGCTGCCGCAACCCTGCTAGCTACCGTAGGAATGGCGTTTAACGGTGGCTTTTCGGAGATGAGACGAGAGAGTTTACTAGGGTTTGATTTAGGGCAACAATATTATTGGTTGACAGTGATAGGTAACATAGTGACATGGCAGTTGTGTTTCATGGGGACAGCAGGGATGGTATTTTTAACCACGGGGCTCACCGGAGCGATATGCATGACCGCGTTAACGGGTGCGAATGTGATCGGAGGAGTGGTGGTTTACGGTGATAGATTTGATGGTGGCAAGGCAGTGTCAGCCGTGTTGTGTGGGTGGGGGTTTTGTTCATATGTTTATGGATTGTATGTGAAGTCTAGAGAAGATGAGAAAGCTGAGAAAGTTGTTAGTGGGGAAAATTATGATTATGATGATCATAATCATAATTTTAATCATTGTCAAGTTCAAAGGTCGGAGATGTGTGAGGTTGTTGTCGCATGA